The Ochotona princeps isolate mOchPri1 chromosome 1, mOchPri1.hap1, whole genome shotgun sequence genome has a segment encoding these proteins:
- the LOC131481031 gene encoding histone H2B type 1-C/E/F/G/I: protein MPEPAKSAPAPKKGSKKAVTKAQKKDGKKRKRSRKESYSVYVYKVLKQVHPDTGISSKAMGIMNSFVNDIFERIAGEASRLAHYNKRSTITSREIQTAVRLLLPGELAKHAVSEGTKAVTKYTSSK, encoded by the coding sequence ATGCCCGAACCGGCCAAATCCGCTCCTGCCCCGAAGAAGGGCTCCAAGAAGGCGGTGACCAAGGCGCAGAAGAAGGACGGCAAGAAGCGCAAGCGCAGCCGCAAGGAGAGCTACTCGGTGTACGTGTACAAGGTGCTGAAGCAGGTGCACCCGGACACGGGCATCTCGTCCAAGGCCATGGGCATCATGAACTCGTTCGTCAACGACATCTTCGAGCGCATCGCGGGCGAGGCGTCGCGCCTGGCGCACTACAACAAGCGCTCGACCATCACGTCGCGGGAGATCCAGACGGCCGTGCGCCTGCTGCTGCCCGGCGAGCTGGCCAAGCACGCCGTGTCCGAGGGCACCAAGGCCGTCACCAAGTACACCAGCTCCAAGTAG
- the LOC131481025 gene encoding histone H2A type 1 — MSGRGKQGGKARAKAKTRSSRAGLQFPVGRVHRLLRKGNYAERVGAGAPVYLAAVLEYLTAEILELAGNAARDNKKTRIIPRHLQLAIRNDEELNKLLGKVTIAQGGVLPNIQAVLLPKKTESHHKAKGK; from the coding sequence ATGTCCGGACGCGGGAAGCAGGGCGGCAAGGCGCGCGCCAAGGCCAAGACGCGGTCGTCCCGGGCCGGGCTGCAGTTCCCCGTGGGCCGCGTGCACCGGCTGCTGCGCAAGGGCAACTACGCCGAGCGCGTGGGCGCCGGCGCGCCCGTCTACCTGGCGGCCGTGCTCGAGTACCTGACGGCCGAGATCCTCGAGCTGGCGGGCAACGCGGCGCGCGACAACAAGAAGACGCGCATCATCCCGCGCCACCTGCAGCTCGCCATCCGCAACGACGAGGAGCTCAACAAGCTGCTGGGCAAGGTCACCATCGCGCAGGGCGGCGTGCTGCCCAACATCCAGGCCGTGCTGCTGCCCAAGAAGACCGAGAGCCACCACAAGGCCAAGGGAAAGTGA
- the LOC131481034 gene encoding histone H4: MSGRGKGGKGLGKGGAKRHRKVLRDNIQGITKPAIRRLARRGGVKRISGLIYEETRGVLKVFLENVIRDAVTYTEHAKRKTVTAMDVVYALKRQGRTLYGFGG; this comes from the coding sequence ATGTCTGGTCGCGGCAAGGGCGGGAAGGGCCTTGGTAAAGGCGGCGCCAAGCGCCACCGCAAGGTGCTGCGGGACAACATCCAGGGCATCACCAAGCCCGCCATCCGCCGCCTGGCGCGGCGCGGCGGCGTCAAGCGCATCTCGGGGCTCATCTACGAGGAGACGCGCGGCGTGCTCAAGGTCTTCCTGGAGAACGTGATCCGCGACGCCGTCACCTACACGGAGCACGCCAAGCGCAAGACGGTCACGGCCATGGACGTGGTCTACGCGCTCAAGCGCCAGGGCCGCACCCTCTACGGTTTCGGCGGCTGA
- the LOC131481033 gene encoding histone H4: MSGRGKGGKGLGKGGAKRHRKVLRDNIQGITKPAIRRLARRGGVKRISGLIYEETRGVLKVFLENVIRDAVTYTEHAKRKTVTAMDVVYALKRQGRTLYGFGG; the protein is encoded by the coding sequence ATGTCTGGTCGCGGCAAGGGCGGGAAGGGCCTTGGTAAAGGCGGCGCCAAGCGCCACCGCAAGGTGCTGCGGGACAACATCCAGGGCATCACCAAGCCCGCCATCCGCCGCCTGGCGCGGCGCGGCGGCGTCAAGCGCATCTCGGGGCTCATCTACGAGGAGACGCGCGGCGTGCTCAAGGTCTTCCTGGAGAACGTGATCCGCGACGCCGTCACCTACACGGAGCACGCCAAGCGCAAGACGGTCACGGCCATGGACGTGGTCTACGCGCTCAAGCGCCAGGGACGCACCCTCTACGGCTTCGGCGGCTGA